A window from Methyloterricola oryzae encodes these proteins:
- a CDS encoding YciI family protein, with translation MKYLCLVYSEEEKLHTLPESPQDIECLAYAQSLRESGHLIGGEALESVQTATTVRLRSGKLSINDGPFAETKEQLAGFYLIEALDLDEAIRIAAGIPPARVGCVEIRPVRRLNAPSEG, from the coding sequence ATGAAATATCTGTGTCTCGTCTACAGCGAAGAGGAAAAATTGCACACCCTGCCGGAAAGCCCTCAAGACATTGAATGTCTTGCCTATGCGCAATCCTTGCGTGAGAGCGGGCACTTGATCGGCGGTGAGGCCCTGGAGTCGGTACAAACGGCAACGACGGTGAGGCTCAGGAGTGGCAAGTTGTCCATCAACGATGGCCCCTTTGCCGAAACCAAGGAACAGTTGGCCGGATTCTATCTGATCGAAGCCCTCGATCTGGACGAAGCCATCCGAATTGCCGCCGGGATTCCCCCAGCCCGTGTGGGCTGCGTTGAAATAAGGCCGGTACGCCGATTGAACGCCCCGAGCGAAGGATAA
- a CDS encoding YciI family protein encodes MRFMILIKADENTEAGVMPSEAMLTEMGRFNEELAKAGIMLGGDGLTPSSRGARVLFTGDGQTVVPGPFRETRQLVCGFWLWECRSLEEAIAWVRRCPKPLLGDAEIEIRPLFEMEDFGSELTPELREQEARLRVAAEDRARSRGN; translated from the coding sequence ATGCGATTCATGATTCTGATCAAGGCCGATGAAAACACCGAAGCCGGGGTGATGCCAAGCGAGGCCATGCTGACGGAGATGGGCCGTTTCAACGAGGAACTGGCAAAAGCCGGCATCATGCTCGGAGGCGACGGGCTTACACCCAGCAGCCGGGGCGCTCGCGTGTTGTTTACCGGCGACGGGCAAACCGTGGTTCCCGGGCCCTTTCGCGAAACCCGCCAATTGGTGTGCGGCTTCTGGCTCTGGGAGTGTCGGTCGCTTGAGGAAGCCATCGCTTGGGTCCGACGCTGTCCCAAGCCCTTGCTGGGTGATGCGGAAATCGAAATTCGTCCACTGTTCGAGATGGAGGATTTCGGCTCCGAACTTACGCCAGAACTTCGGGAACAAGAAGCGCGGCTGCGCGTCGCGGCGGAAGACCGGGCCAGGTCCCGGGGAAACTGA
- a CDS encoding SRPBCC family protein translates to MIEFMSILAIALATLLIYAATKPDSFRIERSTRIKAPADRIYDLVNDLHAWSHWSPWEKKDPAMKRTFSHVASGIGASYAWEGNKQVGMGRMEIIESSRPTKIAIQLDFFKPMKARNTSEFSFDEQAGETRVVWAMFGPMPYLSKVMTTFFSMDKMCGKDFEAGLAQLKSVAEMP, encoded by the coding sequence ATGATCGAATTTATGTCCATCCTCGCAATAGCCCTCGCCACCTTGCTCATCTATGCGGCCACCAAGCCCGACAGCTTCCGCATCGAACGCAGCACCCGGATAAAGGCGCCGGCCGATCGGATCTACGATCTGGTCAACGACCTCCACGCCTGGAGCCATTGGTCGCCCTGGGAAAAAAAGGATCCGGCCATGAAGCGAACATTCAGCCATGTCGCCAGCGGCATAGGTGCCAGCTATGCCTGGGAAGGTAATAAGCAGGTCGGCATGGGCCGCATGGAAATCATAGAGAGCTCGCGACCGACCAAGATCGCGATCCAACTGGACTTCTTCAAACCCATGAAAGCTCGCAACACGTCAGAATTCAGCTTCGACGAACAAGCCGGAGAGACTCGCGTCGTCTGGGCCATGTTCGGTCCCATGCCTTACCTTTCAAAAGTGATGACCACCTTCTTCAGCATGGACAAGATGTGCGGAAAGGACTTCGAGGCGGGACTGGCGCAACTCAAATCCGTCGCCGAAATGCCATGA
- a CDS encoding YciI family protein, whose protein sequence is MKYLCLAYESEATLDALNPEEWDALRRETLDYVETLRGNGRLIAANALQSVRTAATARVRNGKAMITDGPFAETKETLGGFFLIEATDMNDAIQMALKWPSARIGSIEVRPIEETLRLESRYGGIQGSSHRSSTS, encoded by the coding sequence ATGAAATATTTATGCCTGGCGTACGAATCGGAAGCCACCCTCGATGCTCTGAATCCCGAAGAATGGGATGCCTTGCGCCGTGAAACGCTGGATTACGTGGAAACACTCCGCGGCAATGGCCGCCTGATTGCGGCAAACGCCCTTCAAAGCGTCCGAACCGCGGCGACGGCGCGGGTCCGGAATGGCAAAGCCATGATAACGGACGGCCCGTTCGCAGAAACCAAAGAGACTTTGGGCGGCTTCTTTTTGATCGAGGCAACCGATATGAACGACGCGATCCAGATGGCATTGAAATGGCCCTCGGCGCGTATCGGCAGCATTGAGGTACGCCCCATCGAGGAAACACTCCGGCTGGAGAGCCGCTATGGCGGAATTCAGGGATCAAGCCACCGGAGTTCCACCTCATGA